The Pseudomonadota bacterium genome includes a region encoding these proteins:
- a CDS encoding serine/threonine protein kinase has product MARRIARLRLTAARRRLLDRLLEQALDLDGEARRRFVEQCQARAPRLGRWLEKLLDATDEPAGAVDRSVAHWADQALATRQATGAEPLAGGTRLGPWRLLEQVGVGGMGEVYRAERADGSFDMQVAVKLIRSRSELLARLLSSERQTLARLNHPGIARLLDGGTAGDGRPYLVMDWIEGESLNQWLEDHQPSPERCLELFADICDTVAAAHRELIVHGDIKPSNIVITPDERVCLLDFGVARLLDQREGIDLPMALTPGFAAPEQLEGKPISTAADIYSLGALLHSIVFGQTPGKGERRLQPPWDHYPRHRDLIAIIDSAMTADPADRYATANALALELQRLGSDWPIRMRRAGPLERLRWWSRRHRAAALAGLALIFSGIAGVSAVAWQARVASVERDLAQAEAARSEALREHLTLLFREVGSLSEDAEELTARELLDRTAQVADDWLADDRALRQQVKIVLAEIMIALNDYSAAEPLLAGFLDGDQEQFDPLLRSIALQDMAQVHHRRGEVKAGLDLADRAVEILESFPGAHPARLSDVLQVRGRLYRDLGRLQEALTDLSRARELALQVSSSPRPLMARAENNLAITLLIGGQTTKAIRHLEAAEALWLALGREESSNALAVTANLASVLNRIGRSREAEQRLRRVIRLRQAHYGESAAMAAARLALGRLLVVRGALDEAEQQLRGAQDIFARFVGEGTPDYAAALLGLGELAEARDRFGQARAHFSAADDIMRSLLGDAHPYTFQTELSGLRASRLAGHALDASALDELVERTAQAGGLGQTAHAEALCEQAGAAYAQNRYGRGLESARRCLRLLRGLGLDGWRRIEARALVRLGEEAAGMAPATGALDGLIARLAEAMFPDHPRVMWLHDQVRRMDIDGG; this is encoded by the coding sequence ATGGCCCGCCGCATAGCCCGCTTGCGCCTGACTGCCGCGCGCCGTCGCCTGCTCGACCGCTTGCTGGAGCAGGCGCTGGATCTTGACGGCGAGGCGCGTCGGCGATTCGTCGAGCAGTGTCAGGCGCGCGCACCGCGCCTGGGCAGATGGCTGGAGAAACTCCTCGATGCGACCGATGAGCCGGCAGGAGCAGTCGATCGTTCCGTCGCTCACTGGGCCGATCAGGCCCTGGCGACGCGTCAGGCCACCGGCGCAGAGCCCTTGGCTGGTGGTACGCGGCTCGGGCCGTGGCGGCTGCTCGAGCAGGTAGGGGTCGGCGGCATGGGCGAAGTCTATCGGGCCGAACGCGCAGACGGCAGTTTCGACATGCAGGTGGCGGTCAAGCTGATTCGCTCACGTTCGGAATTGCTCGCGCGCCTGCTTTCATCCGAGCGTCAGACCCTGGCTCGCCTCAATCACCCGGGGATCGCGCGCCTGCTCGATGGTGGCACAGCCGGCGACGGGCGGCCTTATCTGGTCATGGACTGGATCGAGGGCGAATCACTGAATCAATGGCTGGAGGATCATCAGCCATCCCCCGAGCGCTGCCTCGAGCTGTTTGCGGACATCTGCGATACCGTCGCCGCGGCGCACCGCGAGTTGATTGTCCATGGTGATATCAAGCCATCCAATATCGTGATCACGCCGGACGAGCGTGTCTGCCTGCTTGATTTCGGAGTCGCGCGCTTGCTCGACCAGCGCGAGGGCATCGATCTGCCGATGGCCTTGACGCCGGGGTTCGCCGCGCCCGAGCAGCTTGAGGGCAAACCGATATCGACGGCGGCTGATATTTATTCGCTCGGCGCGCTGCTGCACTCGATCGTTTTCGGGCAGACGCCCGGAAAAGGTGAGCGCAGGCTGCAGCCGCCCTGGGATCACTATCCGCGACATCGTGATCTGATTGCCATCATCGACAGCGCGATGACGGCCGATCCGGCCGACCGCTATGCCACGGCCAATGCCCTGGCCCTTGAGCTGCAGCGCCTGGGATCGGACTGGCCGATCCGCATGCGGCGCGCCGGCCCGCTTGAGCGGCTGCGATGGTGGAGCCGCCGGCATCGCGCTGCCGCGCTGGCCGGTCTGGCGCTGATTTTCAGCGGGATTGCCGGCGTCTCTGCAGTCGCCTGGCAGGCGCGTGTGGCATCGGTGGAGCGGGACCTTGCCCAGGCCGAAGCGGCACGCTCGGAGGCCTTGCGCGAGCACCTGACGCTGCTGTTTCGTGAAGTGGGCAGCCTGAGCGAAGATGCGGAGGAACTGACCGCCCGCGAGCTGCTTGATCGCACGGCGCAGGTGGCCGACGACTGGCTGGCCGACGATCGGGCGCTGCGTCAGCAAGTCAAGATCGTGCTGGCCGAGATCATGATCGCGCTCAACGACTACTCGGCCGCCGAGCCCCTGCTGGCCGGTTTTCTCGACGGCGATCAGGAACAGTTCGATCCGCTGCTTCGTTCCATTGCGCTGCAGGATATGGCCCAGGTCCATCATCGTCGCGGTGAAGTGAAGGCGGGCCTCGATCTGGCGGACCGTGCCGTGGAGATACTCGAGTCGTTTCCGGGCGCACATCCGGCCCGCCTGTCGGATGTGCTGCAGGTGCGTGGTCGCCTGTATCGCGATCTGGGACGTCTGCAAGAGGCGCTGACGGACCTGAGCCGCGCACGTGAGCTGGCGCTGCAGGTCTCATCCAGCCCGCGCCCGCTGATGGCGCGAGCCGAGAACAACCTTGCCATTACGCTGTTGATCGGGGGGCAGACGACCAAGGCGATTCGCCACCTCGAAGCGGCCGAGGCGCTCTGGCTGGCGCTTGGGCGAGAGGAATCGAGTAACGCTCTGGCGGTGACAGCCAATCTGGCATCGGTGCTCAACCGGATCGGGCGCAGCCGCGAGGCCGAGCAGCGACTGCGCCGGGTGATTCGGCTGCGTCAGGCGCATTATGGTGAATCGGCGGCCATGGCCGCCGCCCGACTGGCGCTGGGGCGTCTGCTGGTGGTTCGCGGTGCGCTGGATGAGGCTGAGCAACAACTGCGAGGCGCGCAGGATATCTTTGCCCGCTTCGTCGGCGAAGGCACGCCCGACTATGCCGCAGCACTGCTCGGTCTGGGTGAGCTGGCCGAAGCGCGCGACCGTTTTGGCCAGGCGCGCGCCCATTTTTCGGCGGCCGACGATATCATGCGTTCGCTGCTCGGTGATGCCCATCCCTACACGTTTCAGACCGAGTTGTCGGGCCTGCGTGCAAGCCGGTTGGCGGGCCATGCGCTGGATGCCTCGGCGCTCGATGAACTGGTCGAGCGCACGGCCCAAGCTGGCGGACTTGGGCAGACCGCCCACGCCGAAGCGCTGTGCGAACAGGCTGGTGCAGCCTACGCGCAGAATCGCTACGGGCGCGGTTTGGAGTCGGCCCGAAGGTGTCTGCGTCTGCTACGCGGACTGGGTCTGGACGGCTGGCGACGGATCGAGGCCCGGGCCCTGGTGCGCCTGGGTGAGGAAGCCGCCGGGATGGCACCGGCCACCGGGGCGCTCGACGGTCTGATCGCGCGGCTTGCCGAAGCAATGTTCCCCGACCATCCGCGCGTGATGTGGCTGCACGACCAGGTGCGGCGGATGGACATCGACGGCGGTTGA
- a CDS encoding error-prone DNA polymerase, translating to MVAYAELHALSAFSFRRAAARPDELVTRAARLGYRALALTDTCSVGGVVRAHETARESGLHLIIGTEIQVDHGPHLVLLAPTRSAYGQICRLITRARRRAPKGQYRVLPEDLEDALDEVCVIWKPHFRQTDKAARQCASHLKGLFGDRLWIGATRLLVPGERDWFDRLMRLGRSHALPCLACGDIRMPDRSRQRLLDVLTALEQGRPVAECGLALAANGERHLRPITSLEKLYPSGWLAETLHIAERCEFSLDQLDYRYPEELVPPPLSPARHLRQLTLAGMRSRYGERVPDAVRALVARELKLIGEMGVEAFFLTVHDLVRFARSRGILCQGRGSAANSAVCYCLGITEVDPARQQLLFERFISKERDEPPDIDVDFEHERREEVLQYVYEKYGRERAALAATVIRYRPKSALKDVGRALGLDPARLNRLTRSLAWWDTPADWPRHLQDCGLNPEAPVTRQLMTLARELVGLPRHLSQHVGGMVIADQPLHHLVPVENAAMAGRSIIQWDKDDLETLGLLKVDCLALGMLTVIRKTMALVNRHHQAASVTQAAPALTLATIPREDPETYDMLCRGDAVGVFQVESRAQMAMLPRLRPRCFYDLVIEVAIVRPGPIQGDMVHPYLERRAHPEQVTYPGPELESVLRRTLGVPIFQEQVMQIAIVAAGFSPGQADQLRRAMAAWKRRGGLEPFRDRLIDGMLERGYTREFAERLYRQICGFGDYGFPESHAASFALLTYFSAWLKCHHPAAFACALLNSQPMGFYAPAQIVNDVRRHGVAVRPVDIRCSQWDCALEASPNEAGTSARSSPDKPMPCPAVRLGLRLVKGLKVETAERIVTARSERVFRDVDDLVERAGIDRGQVRALADAGAFRGLAGHRHQARWAALGARVQGDLLAGAAIAESRPQLRLPQPRQELTDDYISLGLSLNHHPMALLRPQLGRHLRLARDLPAIRDGSRIEAAGLVTHRQRPGTASGVIFLSLEDETGIINVIVWPKLAERYRREVLAGRILRVVGRLQNARHTQHLIARQIACEDHRLPNLAPASRDFC from the coding sequence ATGGTTGCCTACGCCGAACTGCATGCCCTGTCAGCCTTCAGCTTCCGACGCGCCGCAGCGCGTCCCGACGAGCTGGTGACACGCGCTGCCCGACTCGGTTACCGGGCCCTAGCCCTGACCGATACCTGCTCAGTGGGCGGCGTGGTTCGTGCCCATGAAACCGCGCGGGAAAGCGGTCTGCACCTGATCATCGGCACCGAAATTCAGGTCGACCATGGCCCCCACCTGGTGCTGCTGGCACCCACCCGCAGCGCCTATGGTCAGATCTGCCGCCTGATCACCCGCGCCCGCCGGCGCGCGCCCAAGGGACAGTACCGGGTGCTGCCCGAAGACCTGGAAGACGCGCTTGATGAGGTTTGCGTCATCTGGAAACCGCACTTCCGGCAAACAGACAAGGCAGCACGCCAATGCGCCAGCCATCTGAAAGGCCTGTTCGGGGACCGCCTCTGGATCGGCGCCACCCGTCTGCTGGTACCCGGCGAACGGGACTGGTTCGATCGCCTCATGCGTCTTGGACGCAGCCACGCGCTGCCCTGCCTGGCCTGCGGCGATATCCGCATGCCGGATCGATCGCGCCAGCGGCTGCTCGATGTGCTGACCGCCCTGGAACAGGGTCGCCCGGTGGCCGAATGCGGCCTGGCCCTGGCCGCCAATGGCGAACGTCATCTGCGGCCGATCACCAGTCTGGAAAAGCTGTATCCGTCCGGATGGCTGGCCGAGACCCTGCATATTGCAGAGCGCTGCGAGTTTTCGCTCGATCAGCTCGATTACCGTTATCCCGAGGAACTGGTGCCGCCACCGCTCAGCCCGGCCCGGCATCTGCGCCAGCTGACCCTGGCCGGGATGCGCAGCCGCTACGGTGAGCGTGTGCCCGATGCGGTTCGTGCTCTGGTGGCACGGGAACTGAAGCTGATCGGGGAGATGGGTGTCGAGGCCTTCTTCCTGACCGTACACGATCTGGTCCGCTTTGCCCGCTCACGCGGCATCCTGTGCCAGGGGCGCGGCTCGGCGGCCAACTCGGCGGTGTGCTACTGCCTGGGCATTACCGAGGTCGACCCAGCCAGGCAGCAGCTGTTGTTCGAGCGCTTCATTTCGAAAGAGCGCGATGAGCCGCCGGACATCGACGTGGATTTCGAGCATGAGCGGCGTGAGGAAGTGCTGCAGTACGTGTATGAAAAGTACGGGCGCGAACGCGCTGCGCTGGCCGCTACCGTCATCCGCTATCGGCCGAAGAGCGCGCTGAAAGACGTCGGGCGCGCGCTCGGACTGGATCCGGCCAGACTCAATCGCCTGACGCGCTCCCTGGCCTGGTGGGATACGCCTGCCGACTGGCCCCGACATCTTCAGGACTGCGGACTCAACCCTGAAGCGCCCGTCACGCGGCAGCTCATGACGCTGGCCCGCGAACTGGTCGGTTTGCCGCGCCATCTGTCGCAGCACGTCGGCGGCATGGTCATCGCCGACCAGCCCCTGCATCATCTGGTGCCGGTTGAAAATGCCGCCATGGCCGGACGAAGCATCATCCAGTGGGACAAGGATGACCTCGAGACTCTCGGTCTGCTCAAGGTCGACTGTCTGGCGCTCGGCATGTTGACGGTCATCCGCAAGACCATGGCGTTGGTAAACCGGCATCACCAGGCCGCGTCCGTCACGCAAGCGGCCCCGGCCCTGACCCTCGCCACAATCCCCCGGGAAGACCCCGAGACTTACGACATGCTCTGTCGCGGCGATGCCGTCGGCGTCTTCCAGGTCGAATCGCGCGCGCAGATGGCCATGCTGCCGCGGCTCAGGCCGCGCTGCTTCTATGATCTGGTCATCGAGGTCGCCATCGTTCGGCCCGGTCCGATTCAGGGTGACATGGTCCATCCCTATCTGGAACGCCGCGCTCATCCTGAGCAGGTCACCTATCCGGGACCGGAACTGGAGTCGGTACTCCGACGCACGCTGGGCGTTCCCATCTTCCAGGAACAGGTCATGCAGATCGCCATCGTCGCCGCCGGCTTCAGCCCCGGCCAGGCCGACCAGCTCCGGCGGGCCATGGCCGCCTGGAAACGCCGGGGCGGACTGGAGCCGTTTCGCGACCGGCTTATCGACGGCATGCTCGAACGCGGCTACACGCGCGAGTTCGCCGAACGGCTCTACCGCCAGATCTGCGGCTTCGGTGATTATGGATTTCCCGAGTCACACGCGGCCAGCTTCGCCCTGCTGACCTATTTTTCGGCCTGGCTGAAGTGCCATCACCCGGCCGCTTTCGCCTGCGCGCTGCTCAACAGCCAGCCGATGGGCTTTTATGCCCCGGCACAGATCGTCAACGATGTCCGCCGCCACGGTGTTGCAGTGCGCCCTGTCGACATCCGCTGCAGCCAATGGGACTGCGCACTGGAGGCCTCACCCAACGAGGCTGGAACTTCAGCCCGTTCATCACCCGACAAACCAATGCCCTGTCCGGCCGTTCGCCTGGGCCTGCGGCTGGTCAAGGGACTGAAAGTCGAGACCGCTGAACGCATCGTCACGGCTCGGTCCGAACGCGTCTTTCGCGACGTCGATGATCTGGTCGAACGTGCCGGCATCGACCGCGGTCAGGTGCGTGCCCTGGCCGATGCCGGCGCATTCAGGGGGCTGGCCGGCCACCGCCATCAGGCACGCTGGGCGGCACTGGGCGCACGTGTACAGGGCGATCTGCTGGCCGGGGCGGCAATCGCGGAGTCTCGGCCGCAACTGCGCCTGCCGCAGCCTCGGCAGGAATTGACCGACGACTACATCAGCCTCGGGCTGAGCCTGAACCATCACCCGATGGCCCTGCTCAGACCGCAGCTCGGCCGGCACCTGCGCCTGGCCCGTGATTTGCCGGCCATTCGCGACGGCAGTCGTATCGAGGCGGCCGGTCTGGTGACCCATCGCCAGAGACCCGGAACCGCCTCGGGCGTCATTTTTTTGTCGCTGGAAGACGAGACCGGCATCATCAACGTCATCGTGTGGCCAAAGCTGGCCGAGCGCTATCGCCGAGAAGTGCTTGCGGGGCGCATTCTGCGCGTCGTGGGCCGGCTGCAAAACGCCCGGCACACGCAGCATCTGATCGCCCGGCAGATTGCCTGCGAGGATCACCGATTGCCGAACCTTGCCCCGGCATCGCGGGATTTTTGCTGA
- a CDS encoding MerR family transcriptional regulator, whose product MNERRPGMDIELIDHEVALEIGELCRVCGISRDRIIEWVEEGVVEPQDRQWRRIPASQMRRIRVALRLQHDFELETPALPLVLDLLDEVEALRRQLRVLRRMVD is encoded by the coding sequence ATGAACGAGCGTCGACCTGGCATGGACATCGAACTGATCGATCACGAAGTGGCGCTGGAGATCGGCGAGCTCTGCCGGGTCTGCGGAATCAGCCGTGATCGCATCATCGAGTGGGTGGAGGAAGGTGTGGTCGAGCCGCAGGATCGGCAGTGGCGCCGCATCCCGGCCAGCCAGATGCGCAGAATCCGTGTGGCGCTGCGCCTGCAGCATGACTTCGAGCTGGAAACCCCGGCGTTGCCTCTGGTGCTTGATCTCCTCGATGAAGTCGAGGCCCTGCGCCGCCAGCTGAGAGTGTTGCGACGCATGGTCGACTAG
- a CDS encoding NADPH-dependent 2,4-dienoyl-CoA reductase, which translates to MHNERSVCQERIVPDSTASSPYPHLLRPLDLGHVTLPNRILMGSMHTGLEDRVWNWSRLTAYFVERARGGAGLMVTGGIAPNRRGSLAPLASKLTNRIEARRHRRMTEAVHQAGGRICMQILHAGRYAYHPFSVAPSSIKSPITPFRPRALSSKGVERQIGHFVRAARLAQDAGYDGVEVMGSEGYFINQFLVPRTNHRDDDWGGAFENRMRIAIEIVRRTREAVGNAFIIIYRLSMLDMLADGNSRDEVVALGQAIERAGASIINTGIGWHESRVPTIATMVPRAAFTWVTRTFRDAISLPLVTSNRINMPHTAESVLARGDADLVSMARPFLADPEWVNKAAAGRASDINTCIACNQACLDHVFENKVASCLVNPRAAHETRLVIRPARTPRKVAVVGAGPAGLAAATTAAERGHRVVLFEAMDRIGGQFNMAMRIPGKEEFVETVRYFGRRIGQVGVELRLNTGVEPESLIEGGFDEIIVAAGVLPRDPGIQGQNHPSVLGYVDVLLHRRPVGPRVAIIGAGGIGFDMAEFLVHDEPSERPDPDRPDADAFLARWGVDRTLARRGGVQGLKPDFGPPAREVWLLQRKTSRHGKDLGKTTGWIHRASLRHYGVRMLGGMHYEGIDDNGLHVRIDDQAQVLAVDNVVICAGQTSRTELVAPLQAAGLSVHRIGGAHIATELDAKRAIDEGTRLAAAL; encoded by the coding sequence ATGCATAATGAGCGCTCCGTTTGCCAGGAGCGCATCGTGCCTGACTCAACCGCATCCTCGCCCTACCCGCATCTGCTGCGCCCGCTTGATCTGGGGCACGTCACGCTGCCCAACCGCATCCTGATGGGATCAATGCACACCGGTCTGGAGGATCGGGTGTGGAACTGGTCGCGACTGACGGCCTATTTCGTTGAACGGGCGCGCGGCGGTGCAGGCCTGATGGTGACCGGTGGAATCGCACCCAATCGGCGTGGCAGCCTGGCGCCCCTGGCCTCCAAGCTCACCAATCGAATCGAGGCACGGCGTCATCGCCGCATGACCGAAGCGGTGCACCAGGCCGGCGGCCGGATCTGCATGCAGATTCTCCACGCCGGTCGTTATGCCTACCACCCGTTCTCGGTCGCGCCGTCGTCGATCAAGTCGCCGATCACCCCGTTCCGGCCGCGCGCGCTGTCTTCAAAGGGCGTCGAGAGACAAATCGGCCATTTCGTGCGCGCGGCACGTCTGGCCCAGGACGCCGGTTACGACGGCGTCGAGGTGATGGGCTCGGAAGGCTATTTCATCAATCAGTTCCTGGTGCCGCGCACCAATCATCGAGACGATGACTGGGGCGGGGCATTCGAAAACCGAATGCGTATTGCCATCGAGATCGTCCGGCGCACGCGCGAGGCGGTGGGAAACGCGTTCATCATCATCTATCGACTCTCGATGCTCGACATGCTGGCCGACGGCAACAGCCGCGACGAGGTGGTGGCGCTTGGTCAGGCCATCGAGCGGGCCGGGGCGAGCATCATCAACACCGGTATTGGCTGGCACGAGTCCCGCGTCCCGACCATCGCAACCATGGTGCCCCGAGCGGCTTTTACCTGGGTCACGCGCACATTTCGCGACGCCATCAGCCTGCCGCTGGTGACCAGCAACCGCATCAACATGCCGCACACGGCCGAGTCGGTGCTGGCGCGGGGGGACGCTGACCTGGTGTCCATGGCGCGGCCCTTTCTGGCCGATCCGGAGTGGGTCAACAAGGCGGCGGCCGGTCGCGCCAGCGATATCAATACCTGCATCGCCTGCAACCAGGCCTGCCTGGATCATGTGTTCGAAAACAAGGTGGCATCCTGTCTGGTCAATCCGCGGGCTGCGCACGAAACCCGACTGGTGATCCGTCCGGCCCGCACGCCGCGGAAAGTGGCAGTGGTCGGGGCGGGCCCGGCCGGGCTGGCGGCAGCTACGACTGCCGCCGAGCGCGGCCATCGGGTGGTGCTGTTCGAGGCCATGGACCGCATCGGCGGACAGTTCAACATGGCCATGCGCATCCCCGGCAAGGAGGAATTCGTCGAGACCGTTCGTTATTTCGGTCGCCGCATCGGCCAGGTCGGTGTCGAGCTCCGCCTGAACACAGGGGTCGAGCCTGAATCACTGATTGAAGGCGGCTTCGACGAGATCATCGTGGCGGCCGGCGTGCTGCCGCGTGACCCCGGAATTCAGGGACAGAATCATCCGTCGGTGCTGGGTTATGTGGATGTGCTCCTGCATCGTCGTCCGGTCGGCCCACGGGTGGCGATCATCGGCGCCGGCGGCATCGGCTTCGACATGGCCGAGTTTCTGGTCCACGATGAGCCGTCCGAGCGGCCCGACCCGGACCGGCCGGATGCGGATGCGTTTCTTGCTCGCTGGGGTGTGGATCGTACGCTGGCCCGCCGCGGCGGCGTGCAGGGCCTCAAGCCTGACTTCGGGCCGCCCGCGCGCGAGGTCTGGCTGCTGCAGCGAAAGACCAGCCGCCACGGCAAGGATCTCGGCAAGACCACCGGCTGGATTCACCGGGCCTCACTCAGGCATTACGGCGTTCGCATGCTTGGCGGTATGCACTACGAAGGCATCGACGACAATGGATTGCACGTTCGTATCGATGACCAGGCGCAGGTGCTGGCGGTCGACAATGTCGTCATCTGCGCCGGACAGACCTCGCGCACCGAGCTGGTCGCGCCGCTGCAGGCGGCCGGATTGAGCGTTCACCGAATCGGCGGCGCGCATATTGCGACCGAACTCGACGCCAAGCGGGCCATCGATGAAGGCACGCGGCTGGCAGCCGCGCTATGA
- a CDS encoding sigma-70 family RNA polymerase sigma factor: MTEHARAAQTEVTEFLAELKGSPDLMDHILPLVYDDLREIARCQQARFGATPTLQTTELVHEAFLKLRHSATDSIRDRKHLKRLVSMVIRQLIVDHARSKLAAKRGAGQRHLTLNEELVSDTKTSAQTVLLIEDALGRLEQADPQLAEVVTARFFSGMTSDEIADMLDVSVRTVQRYWDRARAWLLVDMQD, encoded by the coding sequence GTGACTGAACATGCCCGGGCGGCGCAGACCGAGGTGACGGAATTCCTCGCCGAGCTGAAAGGTTCGCCGGACCTGATGGATCACATACTTCCGCTGGTCTATGACGACCTGCGGGAGATTGCGCGCTGCCAGCAGGCCCGGTTCGGAGCCACGCCGACGTTGCAGACTACGGAACTGGTCCACGAGGCCTTTCTCAAGCTCCGCCATTCGGCGACCGACAGCATTCGTGATCGCAAGCATCTCAAGCGTCTGGTCTCCATGGTCATCCGGCAGCTGATTGTCGATCATGCGCGCAGCAAGCTCGCCGCCAAGCGTGGTGCCGGGCAGAGACACCTGACCCTGAACGAAGAGCTGGTCAGCGACACCAAGACCAGCGCGCAGACCGTGCTGCTCATCGAGGATGCGCTGGGTCGGCTCGAACAAGCCGATCCTCAGCTGGCCGAGGTGGTCACGGCCCGCTTTTTCAGCGGCATGACTTCCGACGAGATCGCCGACATGCTCGATGTCTCGGTCCGCACGGTACAGCGCTACTGGGATCGGGCGCGCGCCTGGCTGCTCGTCGACATGCAGGACTGA
- a CDS encoding DnaJ domain-containing protein, with product MQFKDYYKTLGVEPEADADEIKRAYRRLARKYHPDLNKESGSEDRFKEVGEAWEVLKDPDKRKQYDQLRRGGWRQGDDFQPPPDWSGGFRDVGGGGRSRGFGGGFSDFSEFFENLFGGGGMDDRRGGRRGGRGQDVHARLVIDLETAYSGGRQRITLSRSGADSRSPNREQHLDVRIPAGVLPGQQIRLAGQGEPGHSGAPAGDLYLEIDIRPHRLFELEGRNVHLTLPIAPWEAALGAGVDVPTLGGRVSMNIPAGASSGKRLRLKGRGLPGKPPGDQIVILKVVVPKPTSDRQRELYEALRREQPFNPRDDMEVSA from the coding sequence ATGCAGTTCAAGGACTACTACAAGACCCTCGGCGTGGAGCCGGAGGCCGATGCCGACGAGATCAAGCGCGCCTATCGGCGACTGGCGCGCAAGTACCATCCGGACTTGAACAAGGAATCGGGCTCGGAGGATCGATTCAAGGAAGTCGGCGAGGCCTGGGAGGTACTCAAGGACCCGGACAAGCGCAAGCAGTACGATCAGCTGCGGCGTGGCGGCTGGCGTCAGGGCGATGATTTTCAGCCGCCGCCGGACTGGTCGGGCGGTTTCCGTGATGTCGGCGGCGGTGGCCGCAGCCGCGGTTTTGGCGGCGGCTTCTCGGATTTCAGCGAGTTTTTCGAGAACCTGTTCGGCGGCGGCGGCATGGACGACCGCCGCGGTGGGCGTCGCGGCGGCCGGGGGCAGGACGTTCACGCGCGCCTGGTCATCGACCTCGAGACCGCCTATTCCGGAGGCAGACAGCGGATCACGCTGAGTCGATCCGGTGCCGACAGCCGTTCCCCGAATCGCGAGCAGCATCTCGATGTGCGCATTCCTGCCGGCGTGCTGCCAGGGCAGCAGATTCGCCTGGCCGGGCAGGGCGAGCCTGGCCATAGCGGCGCTCCCGCCGGCGACCTGTATCTGGAAATCGATATTCGGCCGCATCGCCTGTTCGAGCTGGAGGGCCGCAACGTGCATCTGACCTTGCCGATCGCGCCCTGGGAGGCGGCGCTGGGCGCCGGCGTGGACGTGCCGACCCTGGGCGGTCGGGTCAGCATGAATATTCCGGCCGGCGCGTCAAGCGGCAAGCGATTGCGGCTCAAGGGGCGGGGTCTGCCGGGCAAGCCACCGGGCGACCAGATCGTCATCCTCAAGGTGGTCGTGCCGAAGCCGACCAGTGACCGTCAGCGTGAACTGTACGAGGCGCTTCGCCGCGAGCAGCCCTTCAACCCGCGTGACGACATGGAGGTAAGCGCATGA
- a CDS encoding homoserine kinase: MSTQRATASAPASVGNVAVGFDLLGHVIEGPADRVTAIRTPKTGVCIDAVSGIVTELPHDPQANTAGQAVAALLEHRQAPFGVALEIDKGIPLSSGLGGSAASAVAAVVAANALFDQPLAREALYPFALAGERVASGAAHGDNVAPQLVGGLVLATAHRIVRIPVPAGLHAAVVHPDCRVETRAARAALERNYRIGQFVAQHSRLALLLSGCFTDNLELIADGLIDELIEPARAPLIPGFAEVKAAALASGALGGSISGAGPSVFAWCQDRAGAEAAGHGMAAAFTARGLRTTVHVSPVDSPGARLLQP, from the coding sequence GTGAGCACTCAGCGCGCGACCGCCAGTGCACCGGCCAGCGTTGGCAATGTCGCGGTCGGTTTTGACCTGCTCGGGCACGTCATCGAAGGGCCGGCCGACCGCGTCACGGCCATCAGAACCCCAAAGACTGGCGTCTGTATCGACGCCGTCTCCGGGATCGTGACCGAATTGCCGCATGACCCGCAAGCCAATACGGCCGGACAGGCGGTCGCGGCGTTGCTCGAGCACCGTCAGGCACCGTTTGGAGTGGCCCTGGAGATTGACAAGGGCATACCGCTCAGCTCGGGCCTGGGCGGCTCGGCGGCCTCTGCCGTGGCCGCCGTTGTAGCGGCCAATGCGCTGTTCGACCAGCCGCTGGCGCGCGAGGCGCTTTATCCATTCGCGCTGGCCGGAGAGCGGGTCGCCAGCGGCGCAGCCCACGGTGACAACGTCGCGCCGCAACTGGTCGGCGGACTGGTACTGGCCACCGCCCATCGCATCGTCCGCATACCCGTGCCCGCCGGCCTGCATGCCGCGGTGGTCCACCCCGACTGTCGTGTCGAAACCCGCGCGGCACGTGCGGCACTGGAACGCAACTACCGGATCGGCCAGTTCGTCGCCCAGCACAGCAGACTGGCGCTGCTGTTGAGTGGCTGCTTTACCGACAATCTGGAGCTGATCGCGGACGGCCTGATCGATGAACTGATTGAACCTGCGAGGGCACCGCTGATTCCGGGTTTTGCCGAGGTCAAGGCGGCTGCCTTGGCCAGTGGCGCCCTCGGCGGGTCGATTTCCGGCGCCGGTCCAAGCGTGTTCGCCTGGTGCCAGGACCGGGCCGGGGCCGAAGCCGCTGGTCATGGCATGGCCGCTGCCTTTACAGCCCGTGGCCTGCGGACCACCGTCCATGTCAGTCCGGTCGACAGCCCGGGGGCCAGGCTCCTTCAGCCCTGA